The following proteins come from a genomic window of Chryseobacterium glaciei:
- a CDS encoding DUF4296 domain-containing protein, which yields MKKLIFIFVLSCIFSCSDYVDKPKNLVDKDTMAEILADLSINDQATFMYQNKNLEAGTRYILKAHNIKSTDFVESFKYYVVKDQMKGIADDAQKKLLEKDPKADQYIKDKLKKDGNVPSFAR from the coding sequence TTTTCGTTTTATCATGCATATTTTCATGCAGTGATTATGTAGATAAACCAAAGAACTTGGTGGATAAAGATACGATGGCCGAGATTCTTGCTGACCTGTCAATCAACGATCAGGCAACTTTCATGTATCAGAATAAAAATCTGGAGGCCGGAACAAGATATATCCTTAAAGCTCACAACATAAAATCTACAGATTTTGTTGAAAGTTTTAAATATTATGTTGTAAAAGACCAGATGAAGGGTATCGCAGACGATGCTCAGAAAAAACTGTTGGAAAAAGATCCAAAAGCGGATCAATATATAAAAGACAAATTAAAAAAAGATGGTAATGTACCGTCTTTTGCAAGATAA